A single Bacillus sp. HMF5848 DNA region contains:
- the nadB gene encoding L-aspartate oxidase — MPFTDVIIIGSGLAALTAATRLAEDKYVKIITKDKATTCNSILAQGGIAAAISPTDTWQDHYEDTLQAGAFHNNTSHVKLMVKTGREYVEQFIHNGLSFDKDEKGTIHLGREGGHHKRRILHAGGDATGKCFIDFLHDKLLDSISIVEQEEAVELLIVNNRCVGVKTRTLNNSFSYHYAEHIVLASGGCGALYSFTSNAPTIVGDGLALAYRAGATLADLEFIQFHPTMLYVNGHVKGLISEAVRGEGAFLVNQAGKRIMQGIHKLEDLAPRDIVSQTIHQAILQGEKIYLNISKVKDFQERFPTIAKNCKHHGINLSDGLLPIVPGAHFLMGGVQTNSKGQTSVNKLYAIGEVAHTGVHGANRLASNSLLEGIVFANRLADYILQTPSSCKKSFMYIDEETTKPRDLSTLPSVDTIQNMMMKYVGITRSEQGLHQIIEWFESFHLSSIIHAKPEQHTKSEWQVINMITAGWLIATSALKRTESRGSHFREDYPKENNKAWRRHYIQRQRQEMLARILS; from the coding sequence ATGCCTTTTACAGATGTAATTATAATTGGAAGTGGCCTTGCTGCCTTAACAGCGGCTACTAGATTAGCAGAAGATAAATACGTGAAGATAATCACAAAAGATAAAGCTACTACTTGCAATTCAATCCTTGCTCAAGGGGGGATTGCAGCGGCTATATCCCCGACAGACACATGGCAAGATCACTACGAAGATACATTACAAGCTGGTGCATTTCACAACAATACTTCTCATGTAAAGCTGATGGTCAAGACCGGCCGTGAATATGTAGAACAATTCATTCATAACGGCTTAAGTTTTGACAAAGATGAGAAAGGTACGATTCATCTCGGACGTGAAGGTGGTCATCATAAAAGACGGATTTTACATGCAGGTGGCGATGCAACAGGAAAGTGTTTCATAGACTTCCTACACGATAAACTACTAGATTCTATTTCTATCGTCGAGCAAGAGGAAGCTGTAGAGCTTTTAATTGTAAACAATCGGTGTGTTGGTGTTAAAACACGTACTCTCAATAATTCGTTTTCTTACCATTATGCTGAGCATATCGTGCTGGCTAGCGGAGGATGTGGTGCATTGTATTCTTTTACTTCAAACGCACCTACCATAGTTGGCGATGGATTAGCGCTAGCGTATCGGGCTGGAGCAACGTTAGCCGATTTAGAATTTATTCAATTTCACCCGACTATGCTCTACGTAAATGGACATGTAAAGGGACTAATATCTGAAGCAGTACGTGGCGAAGGTGCTTTTCTAGTAAACCAAGCTGGCAAGAGAATTATGCAAGGTATTCATAAACTAGAGGATTTAGCCCCTCGAGATATTGTCTCTCAAACGATTCATCAAGCCATTTTACAAGGAGAAAAAATTTACTTAAATATCTCAAAGGTGAAGGATTTTCAAGAGAGATTCCCAACAATCGCAAAAAATTGTAAACACCACGGTATTAATTTATCTGATGGATTACTTCCGATTGTTCCTGGTGCCCATTTCTTAATGGGTGGTGTACAAACAAACTCAAAAGGTCAAACGTCCGTAAATAAGTTATACGCAATCGGTGAAGTGGCCCACACAGGTGTCCATGGGGCGAATCGACTTGCGAGTAACTCCTTGTTAGAAGGCATTGTATTTGCTAATAGATTGGCAGACTATATTTTACAAACTCCATCCTCTTGTAAAAAAAGTTTTATGTATATAGATGAAGAAACCACTAAGCCAAGAGATTTATCCACTTTACCATCTGTTGATACTATACAAAATATGATGATGAAATACGTAGGGATTACGAGAAGTGAACAAGGGCTACACCAAATCATTGAGTGGTTTGAGTCATTTCATCTCTCCTCTATCATTCATGCAAAACCAGAGCAACACACAAAAAGCGAATGGCAAGTCATTAATATGATCACCGCAGGTTGGCTCATTGCCACATCTGCCTTAAAACGAACCGAAAGTCGTGGGAGTCATTTTCGTGAGGATTACCCAAAGGAAAATAACAAAGCATGGCGCAGACATTATATTCAGAGACAAAGGCAAGAAATGCTTGCACGCATATTGTCATAA
- a CDS encoding transcription repressor NadR — translation MKDGKILGEKRRRLILEWLKESPTPLTGSDLAEKTNVSRQVIVQDISLLKAKNEPIMATSQGYVYLNRQQDKKQVERVIACCHSPETTKKELYILVDHGVMVKNVIVEHPVYGEITASIMVSNRREVDQFMSKLSETNASLLSELTDGTHLHTVVAVNENLINQACEALEAEGFLI, via the coding sequence ATGAAGGATGGTAAAATTCTTGGGGAGAAGAGGCGACGGTTGATTTTGGAGTGGCTTAAGGAAAGTCCTACTCCTTTAACAGGAAGTGACTTAGCTGAAAAAACAAATGTGTCTCGTCAAGTAATTGTACAAGACATATCCCTTTTAAAAGCAAAAAATGAACCCATTATGGCGACTAGTCAAGGGTATGTGTATTTAAACAGACAGCAGGATAAAAAGCAGGTGGAAAGAGTCATTGCTTGTTGTCATTCTCCTGAGACAACAAAGAAGGAGCTTTATATATTAGTTGACCATGGTGTAATGGTCAAAAATGTGATTGTAGAACATCCTGTATACGGGGAAATTACAGCGTCGATTATGGTGAGCAATAGACGCGAAGTAGATCAATTTATGAGTAAGCTATCCGAAACGAATGCCTCACTCCTATCAGAGCTAACAGACGGTACTCATCTTCATACGGTCGTTGCAGTAAATGAAAATTTAATTAATCAAGCATGTGAGGCCTTAGAAGCTGAGGGGTTTTTAATTTAA
- a CDS encoding methyl-accepting chemotaxis protein — protein sequence MKSIKAKLLLAFTSIILLTVILGSYNFYATTKVTQETKDMVYEQLPLLIAEEQLVFNIAHRISLLRGYILDGDLLYKAQYEQYTESGITIQERMLTHSDNEEAKILVAKTNELNTVIKEKVLKLYDEGSKDKARRVLSDEVQPIAQDIISGYEMLAAHSEGNITAEGQSILKAEESLKNIGGIISILSILVGGIIATIMARVITNPIVQVSQRMKSMSEGDLSQDEIKIKGKDEISQLARAANDMQASLKDMMRQVLEASNMVSTRSVEFSRSANEVREGSEQIASTMQELSSGAETQANSSSQLMDAMESLVQRIKEAYETGDSVSQTSQSISAKASEGSKLMDKSIDQMNTINEIVKDAVHKVRRLDEQSQDISKLVKVIQDIAEQTNLLSLNAAIEAARAGEHGKGFAVVANEVRKLAEQVSTSVVDITNIVNGIQHESNAVVHSLESGYEQVEQGSKQIETTGYTFSTINEAVSDMAMSMQRISTSLQEIVENSAEMKKNIEEVASVSEESAAGIEQATASTQQSSSSMEEVARSAEELSEVANQLQNQVNRFKLN from the coding sequence ATGAAAAGCATAAAGGCGAAACTTCTTTTAGCATTTACTTCTATTATCTTATTAACAGTTATTTTAGGCTCTTATAATTTTTATGCAACAACGAAAGTAACACAAGAAACGAAGGATATGGTATATGAGCAGCTTCCACTGCTGATTGCCGAAGAACAATTGGTTTTCAATATTGCTCATAGAATTTCCTTATTAAGAGGATATATTTTAGATGGTGATTTATTATACAAAGCTCAATATGAGCAATATACGGAGTCTGGTATCACCATACAAGAGAGAATGTTAACACATTCGGATAATGAAGAAGCAAAAATATTAGTTGCAAAAACGAATGAATTAAATACAGTTATAAAAGAAAAAGTTCTTAAACTGTATGATGAAGGTTCTAAAGATAAAGCACGGAGAGTCTTATCAGATGAGGTGCAGCCAATTGCGCAAGACATCATTAGCGGGTATGAAATGTTAGCTGCTCACAGTGAAGGCAACATCACGGCAGAGGGGCAATCGATATTGAAAGCGGAAGAATCGCTTAAAAATATAGGTGGTATTATTTCAATACTAAGCATTTTAGTTGGTGGAATTATAGCAACAATAATGGCGCGAGTAATTACAAACCCAATTGTACAAGTATCTCAGCGAATGAAGAGTATGTCAGAAGGCGATTTAAGTCAAGATGAGATCAAAATTAAAGGGAAAGATGAAATTAGTCAACTAGCTCGCGCAGCAAACGATATGCAAGCTAGTTTAAAAGATATGATGAGACAAGTTCTTGAAGCATCAAATATGGTTTCAACTAGAAGTGTTGAGTTTAGTAGGTCTGCAAATGAAGTAAGAGAGGGTAGTGAGCAAATTGCTTCTACGATGCAGGAACTTTCGAGTGGAGCGGAAACACAAGCAAATAGTTCAAGTCAATTGATGGATGCAATGGAAAGTCTTGTACAGCGTATTAAAGAGGCGTATGAAACAGGAGATAGTGTATCTCAAACGTCACAATCTATTTCGGCTAAGGCAAGCGAAGGTAGTAAGCTGATGGACAAGTCTATTGACCAAATGAACACGATCAATGAAATCGTGAAGGATGCTGTGCATAAAGTACGTAGGCTTGATGAACAATCACAAGATATTTCTAAGCTTGTAAAAGTCATACAAGATATTGCTGAACAAACAAATCTTTTGTCATTAAATGCAGCTATTGAAGCAGCCAGAGCAGGTGAGCACGGAAAAGGCTTTGCTGTTGTAGCCAATGAAGTGCGTAAGTTAGCGGAACAAGTATCTACGTCTGTCGTAGACATTACGAATATAGTAAATGGTATACAACATGAATCAAATGCGGTTGTACATTCGTTAGAGTCGGGATACGAACAAGTTGAGCAAGGCTCGAAGCAAATAGAAACAACTGGCTATACATTTAGCACGATTAATGAAGCAGTATCCGATATGGCTATGAGTATGCAGCGTATTTCTACTAGTTTGCAAGAGATTGTAGAAAATAGCGCCGAGATGAAGAAGAACATTGAAGAGGTCGCATCGGTATCAGAGGAATCAGCTGCTGGTATAGAACAAGCAACAGCCTCAACGCAGCAATCAAGTAGTTCTATGGAAGAGGTTGCGAGAAGTGCTGAAGAGTTATCCGAGGTTGCTAATCAGCTTCAAAATCAAGTCAACCGCTTTAAACTAAACTAA
- the nadA gene encoding quinolinate synthase NadA: protein MSVLDFMKQTSSIPDKYKTMTIPEMEERVRSIKEKMGSKLYIPCHHYQKDEVVQFADDTGDSLQLAQLARQNTDAQYIVFCGVHFMAETADILTSDDQVVMLPDLRAGCSMADMADLQQTERAWHTLQDVFGDTIVPLTYVNSTAAIKSFVGRHGGSCCTSSNAKKVLQWAFSQKERILFLPDQHLGRNTALDLGIPLEHMAVWDPIQNKLEYDGTVEDVRIILWKGHCSVHMNFTVQNIKDFRKKHPNASILVHPECTQEVVSQSDFAGSTNYIINMIEAAPAGSVWAIGTEMNLVSRLAQQHSDKTIYSLNPNMCPCLTMNRIDLPHLLWMLESIENDVILQQIVVASTVADEAQLALNRMLQLA from the coding sequence ATGAGTGTTTTAGATTTTATGAAGCAAACCTCTTCTATTCCAGATAAATATAAAACTATGACCATTCCGGAAATGGAAGAGAGAGTTCGCAGTATTAAAGAGAAAATGGGAAGTAAACTATATATTCCATGCCACCATTATCAAAAAGATGAAGTCGTACAGTTTGCTGATGATACTGGTGATTCATTACAATTAGCACAGCTTGCTAGGCAAAATACAGATGCTCAATATATCGTATTTTGCGGTGTACACTTCATGGCAGAAACAGCCGACATTTTAACTAGTGATGATCAAGTTGTTATGTTACCCGATTTACGAGCTGGTTGTTCTATGGCTGATATGGCAGATTTACAGCAAACAGAAAGAGCTTGGCATACATTACAAGATGTATTCGGTGATACGATTGTCCCGCTGACGTATGTAAATTCAACAGCGGCCATCAAATCGTTTGTTGGACGCCATGGTGGCTCATGCTGCACATCCTCTAATGCTAAAAAAGTATTGCAATGGGCTTTCTCACAAAAAGAACGGATTTTATTTTTACCTGATCAACACTTAGGGCGTAATACTGCACTTGACCTCGGCATTCCACTTGAGCACATGGCTGTATGGGACCCTATCCAAAATAAACTTGAGTATGACGGTACGGTTGAGGATGTAAGAATTATTTTGTGGAAAGGGCATTGTTCCGTGCATATGAATTTCACGGTTCAAAATATTAAAGATTTCCGTAAAAAACATCCTAACGCTTCTATTCTTGTTCATCCAGAATGTACACAAGAAGTTGTATCGCAATCAGATTTTGCTGGTTCCACGAACTACATCATCAACATGATTGAAGCAGCACCAGCCGGTTCAGTTTGGGCGATTGGAACAGAAATGAACTTAGTTTCTCGCTTAGCTCAGCAGCACTCTGATAAAACAATTTATTCACTGAATCCAAACATGTGTCCATGCTTAACGATGAACAGAATAGACTTACCTCACCTGTTATGGATGCTAGAATCTATTGAAAATGATGTAATATTACAGCAAATAGTCGTTGCTTCCACGGTAGCAGACGAGGCTCAATTAGCGTTAAACCGTATGCTACAGTTAGCATAA
- a CDS encoding MoxR family ATPase, with protein sequence MSETNVQPALMRIIENIEKVIIGKRDIATLSLVGLLAEGHILLEDVPGVGKTMLVRALAKSIGAEFRRIQFTPDLLPSDVTGVSVYNPKDLEFQFRSGPIMANIVLADEINRTSPKTQAALLEAMEEGSVTVDGVTRQLQRPFFVMATQNPIEYEGTYPLPEAQLDRFLIKMKMGYPSHKEEVEVLNRVEQEQPIVNLQSVITLDDLLDLQKAVKDVYVDQTVKDYIVDLVGRTRSHQSVYLGVSPRGSIALMKSAKAYAYIAGRDYVIPDDIQFLAPYTLAHRMILKSEAVFEGVQVESIIDKLLDWTPVPVKR encoded by the coding sequence ATGTCAGAAACAAACGTACAACCAGCTTTAATGAGAATTATTGAAAATATTGAAAAAGTGATTATCGGTAAAAGGGATATTGCAACATTGAGCTTAGTTGGTTTGTTGGCGGAAGGCCACATTCTTTTAGAGGATGTGCCGGGTGTCGGAAAAACGATGTTGGTACGTGCTTTAGCAAAATCAATAGGTGCTGAGTTCCGACGTATTCAGTTTACACCTGATTTATTGCCATCAGATGTGACTGGGGTTTCGGTTTATAATCCAAAGGATTTAGAGTTCCAATTTCGCTCAGGCCCCATTATGGCTAATATTGTCCTAGCGGATGAGATTAACCGTACCTCACCAAAAACCCAAGCGGCCTTACTCGAAGCGATGGAAGAAGGTAGCGTGACGGTTGATGGAGTGACTAGACAGTTACAAAGGCCATTCTTTGTTATGGCTACACAAAATCCTATTGAGTATGAAGGGACGTATCCCCTTCCCGAAGCACAGTTAGATCGCTTTCTTATTAAGATGAAAATGGGGTATCCATCACATAAAGAAGAAGTTGAAGTGTTAAATAGAGTCGAGCAGGAACAACCTATTGTAAACCTACAATCTGTTATTACACTGGATGATTTGCTTGACTTACAAAAAGCAGTTAAAGATGTATATGTGGATCAAACGGTAAAGGATTATATTGTTGATTTAGTGGGGCGTACTAGGTCCCATCAATCCGTGTATTTAGGAGTAAGTCCGCGTGGTTCCATTGCTTTGATGAAATCAGCCAAAGCGTATGCGTACATAGCAGGACGCGATTATGTTATACCTGATGATATCCAGTTTTTGGCGCCGTATACACTAGCGCACCGAATGATATTAAAATCCGAAGCGGTGTTTGAGGGAGTGCAAGTAGAATCAATAATTGATAAGTTACTAGACTGGACACCTGTCCCAGTGAAAAGGTAG
- the nadC gene encoding carboxylating nicotinate-nucleotide diphosphorylase, with amino-acid sequence MNRIKLRQMLTSFFNEDIGDRDITSETIFSPSVTGKGAFIAKEAGIIAGLSIIHEGYHLLNPSIEVKAKVEEGMMVKKGQIIAEVEGPVTDLLTGERVILNLVQRMSGIASLTNKAVQLIGNSSTRLVDTRKTTPGLRMLEKYAVRCGGAFNHRNGLYDAVMMKDNHIAYCGSIVEAVQAVRDQIGHMVKIEIETETEWQVQQAVEAGVDVIMFDNRTPQEIEALLPLVPSHIVTEASGGISLENISEYGQTGVNYISLGMLTHSAKALDISFRVQVRKQTTNE; translated from the coding sequence ATGAACCGAATTAAGTTACGTCAGATGTTAACAAGTTTTTTTAACGAGGATATCGGTGATAGAGATATTACAAGTGAAACAATCTTCTCCCCTTCCGTTACAGGGAAAGGTGCTTTTATTGCAAAAGAAGCCGGGATAATAGCAGGATTATCAATTATTCATGAAGGCTATCATCTACTTAATCCAAGTATTGAAGTAAAAGCAAAAGTGGAAGAAGGTATGATGGTTAAAAAAGGACAGATTATCGCTGAGGTAGAAGGTCCGGTAACTGATTTATTGACAGGCGAAAGAGTGATTTTAAACCTTGTACAAAGAATGAGTGGGATTGCTTCTCTCACTAACAAAGCCGTTCAGTTAATAGGTAACAGCTCAACAAGGTTAGTAGATACACGTAAAACTACTCCTGGTCTGCGCATGCTTGAAAAATATGCGGTGCGTTGCGGCGGTGCTTTCAATCACCGCAACGGCTTATACGATGCAGTCATGATGAAAGACAACCACATTGCCTATTGCGGGTCCATTGTTGAAGCCGTTCAAGCGGTGCGAGACCAAATCGGCCATATGGTAAAAATTGAAATCGAGACTGAAACAGAATGGCAAGTTCAACAAGCTGTCGAAGCAGGTGTCGATGTCATTATGTTCGACAACCGTACGCCGCAAGAAATTGAAGCTTTACTCCCTCTTGTGCCTAGTCACATTGTGACAGAGGCATCCGGTGGTATTTCATTAGAAAACATAAGCGAATATGGCCAAACAGGCGTTAATTATATTTCTCTTGGTATGCTTACACATTCAGCAAAAGCGTTAGACATTAGTTTTCGTGTACAAGTGAGGAAACAAACGACAAACGAGTAG
- a CDS encoding IscS subfamily cysteine desulfurase, with protein MIYLDYAATTPIREEALQTFIEASRKYYGNSNSLHDIGSQANELLEYCRKELADLLGISTEGLYFTSGGTESNIVSIRSMLAAQSSENAHLITTKSEHSSIYNLFKQLETEGYDVTYLPLTENGVVCVEQLQEAIRDNTVLASIHYVNPEIGAIQPIKDIGRILKQRNILFHSDCVQAFGKVPLESVNSIGLSSVSISSHKVYGPKGVGAVYIDPTIPIASIYPGTTHEKGVRPGTLNVPAIASFVTAAMMTCDDLKTEQKRMVLLRDKVTERIREMSSVSVIQGNEHSQLPNILAFTIEGVEGQYTMLEYNRHGIAISAGSACQLNLQTPSRTFLAMGKSKDEAKQYVRISMGRNTSDDDMDTFINVLHNIINSKTGKGDF; from the coding sequence ATGATATATTTAGACTATGCGGCAACAACACCGATAAGAGAAGAAGCTTTACAGACTTTTATAGAGGCAAGTAGAAAATATTACGGCAACTCAAATAGCTTGCATGATATTGGTAGTCAAGCTAATGAACTATTAGAGTATTGTCGTAAGGAATTAGCGGATCTATTAGGGATAAGTACCGAAGGGCTATATTTTACAAGTGGTGGAACAGAATCTAATATAGTTTCGATTCGTTCAATGTTAGCAGCCCAATCAAGTGAAAATGCTCACCTTATTACAACAAAATCAGAGCATTCCTCTATATATAATTTATTTAAACAGCTTGAAACTGAAGGATATGATGTTACCTATTTGCCTTTAACGGAAAATGGGGTTGTATGTGTGGAACAGCTACAAGAGGCAATCCGTGATAATACCGTTTTAGCATCTATTCATTATGTAAATCCTGAAATAGGCGCGATCCAGCCAATCAAAGATATAGGGCGGATTTTGAAACAACGAAACATATTGTTTCATAGTGATTGTGTGCAAGCTTTTGGGAAGGTACCTCTAGAAAGTGTGAATAGCATTGGTCTTTCCAGCGTTTCGATATCTAGTCACAAAGTGTATGGTCCTAAAGGTGTCGGTGCTGTGTATATTGATCCGACAATACCGATTGCCTCAATATATCCTGGCACAACGCACGAAAAGGGTGTACGGCCAGGAACATTGAATGTTCCAGCTATTGCCAGCTTTGTAACAGCTGCCATGATGACTTGTGATGACTTGAAAACAGAGCAAAAGCGCATGGTGTTGCTTCGGGATAAAGTCACAGAGCGTATACGTGAAATGTCAAGTGTTAGTGTTATTCAAGGTAACGAACATAGTCAACTTCCGAACATACTAGCATTTACTATTGAAGGGGTAGAGGGACAATATACAATGTTAGAATACAATAGACACGGTATAGCTATTTCAGCAGGAAGTGCATGTCAACTAAACCTACAAACACCGTCGCGCACGTTTTTAGCTATGGGTAAATCGAAGGACGAGGCAAAGCAATATGTGCGCATTTCAATGGGACGGAATACTTCGGATGATGATATGGATACATTCATAAACGTACTTCACAACATTATAAACTCAAAAACAGGAAAAGGGGATTTTTGA
- a CDS encoding ATP-binding protein: MDKYRGRIISIVCFFIAMGIWNYLYYYVNDYPINWTLDITFSVILGLFVWNIAYFYDKSIMLNKRLRVSEENHLQLVESTEAIFNNLNQAVFQTDATYKIIAANPAWEKQTGFPLFSSLHQDIHTFIYDDDVETFLVQVTDQIEHRSSATHLEFRLKKVDDSYRWVECFCKFTYDSNEQLVSMIGSLFDITTRKQFEDSLLIENQKLVMQSDRFAVSAQLAAGIAHEVRNPLTAISGFLQLIRPELVSQKDYLDIIFSEIKRIEFILSELMVLTKPQKPNLEKLDIVKVVDHVLALLETNALLHDVELVKLYSDAPIWVNGDENQLKQVFINLVKNGIEATKLNGEVSVNIKRDKTSVHIQVTDNGIGMDEKTLKEIAHPFFTTKETGTGLGLAVCYAIVESHHGAVRVESTLDEGSTFIVVLPVISDEGSPL, encoded by the coding sequence TTGGATAAATATCGAGGTAGAATCATATCTATTGTATGCTTTTTTATCGCTATGGGCATTTGGAATTATCTGTATTATTATGTGAATGATTATCCGATTAATTGGACCTTAGATATTACATTCTCAGTAATATTAGGATTGTTTGTTTGGAACATTGCTTATTTTTATGATAAGTCAATTATGTTAAATAAAAGACTTCGAGTGAGTGAAGAAAATCATTTGCAACTTGTAGAAAGTACAGAAGCTATTTTTAATAACCTCAACCAGGCTGTTTTTCAAACAGATGCAACTTATAAAATTATCGCCGCTAATCCGGCATGGGAAAAACAAACTGGTTTTCCTCTCTTTTCCTCCCTACATCAAGATATACACACCTTTATTTATGACGATGATGTTGAAACATTTTTAGTACAAGTTACTGATCAAATCGAACACCGAAGCAGTGCCACACACTTAGAATTTCGCCTTAAAAAAGTCGACGATTCATATAGGTGGGTCGAATGCTTTTGTAAATTTACATACGACTCTAACGAGCAGCTAGTTAGTATGATTGGTAGCCTGTTTGATATTACCACGAGAAAACAATTTGAGGATTCATTGCTTATAGAAAATCAAAAGCTTGTTATGCAATCAGATCGCTTTGCTGTATCAGCACAATTAGCCGCAGGTATTGCTCATGAAGTTCGCAATCCTTTGACTGCTATAAGCGGGTTTTTACAATTAATACGTCCGGAATTAGTAAGTCAAAAGGATTATTTAGATATTATCTTTTCTGAGATTAAAAGGATAGAGTTTATATTATCGGAATTGATGGTACTAACTAAACCGCAAAAACCTAACTTAGAAAAATTAGATATTGTTAAAGTTGTGGATCACGTGTTGGCGCTCCTTGAGACAAATGCGTTGTTACATGATGTTGAACTAGTTAAGCTATATTCAGATGCACCAATCTGGGTGAATGGCGATGAAAATCAATTAAAACAGGTTTTTATTAACTTAGTTAAAAACGGAATTGAGGCCACTAAGTTAAATGGCGAAGTGTCTGTAAATATTAAGAGAGATAAAACAAGTGTCCATATACAAGTGACAGACAACGGAATTGGTATGGATGAGAAAACACTAAAAGAAATTGCACACCCTTTTTTTACAACAAAAGAAACGGGTACAGGTTTAGGATTAGCTGTCTGTTATGCCATTGTTGAGTCTCATCATGGTGCTGTTCGTGTAGAATCGACTTTAGATGAAGGTTCCACTTTTATTGTGGTACTGCCAGTTATATCCGATGAAGGTTCTCCTCTATGA
- the chrA gene encoding chromate efflux transporter, with protein sequence MSLKSLWEILLVSLRLGFTSFGGPVAHLGYFHEEYVRRRKWLDEKSYADLVALCQFLPGPASSQVGIGIGVARAGAIGGFVAFLGFTMPSVIALIAFALLLTNVNVADAGWIHGLKIVAVAVVAHAILGMGQKLAPDLKRKAIVLFAIATTLVWQTAFTQIAIIVVAALMGFILFKQEETELRSSININISRTFATMCLLLFFALLFVLPIVKGTSQWLTMFDSFYRSGALVFGGGHVVLPLLEREFVPTGLLSKEAFLAGYGAAQAVPGPLFTFAAYLGAVMAGWQGGLIATAAIFLPAFLLVFGTLPFWAALRRNTKVRGALVGVNAAVVGILIAAFYNPIWISSIFRPIDFAFAAVLFSLLIHWKLPPWIIVVIGAIGGQLLILIP encoded by the coding sequence ATGTCATTAAAATCACTTTGGGAAATTTTACTTGTCTCTCTTAGACTTGGTTTTACATCGTTTGGGGGACCAGTTGCGCATTTAGGGTATTTTCATGAAGAATACGTAAGAAGAAGAAAATGGCTTGATGAAAAGAGCTACGCTGACTTAGTAGCATTATGTCAGTTTTTACCTGGCCCAGCGTCAAGTCAGGTTGGAATTGGAATTGGTGTCGCTAGAGCGGGTGCAATCGGAGGTTTTGTCGCTTTTCTAGGTTTTACAATGCCGTCTGTCATAGCTCTTATTGCGTTTGCTTTATTACTTACTAATGTGAATGTAGCAGATGCCGGATGGATACATGGGTTGAAAATTGTAGCTGTAGCTGTTGTCGCACATGCCATTCTTGGTATGGGACAAAAGCTTGCACCAGATTTAAAACGAAAAGCGATCGTGTTGTTTGCTATTGCTACTACTCTTGTATGGCAAACGGCTTTTACACAAATAGCTATTATTGTGGTTGCTGCTCTTATGGGTTTTATTCTATTCAAACAAGAAGAGACAGAGCTGAGAAGTTCAATCAATATAAACATTTCGCGAACGTTTGCCACGATGTGTTTATTATTATTTTTTGCATTATTATTTGTATTACCGATAGTAAAAGGAACATCACAGTGGCTTACTATGTTTGATAGCTTTTATCGATCTGGTGCTTTAGTGTTTGGGGGCGGTCATGTAGTGCTACCACTATTAGAACGTGAGTTTGTTCCTACTGGTCTTTTATCAAAAGAAGCTTTCTTAGCTGGGTATGGTGCTGCACAGGCTGTACCAGGTCCTTTGTTCACATTTGCCGCGTATTTAGGAGCAGTGATGGCAGGCTGGCAAGGTGGACTTATTGCAACAGCTGCTATTTTTTTACCAGCCTTTCTTCTCGTTTTTGGTACATTACCGTTTTGGGCTGCATTACGTCGCAATACGAAGGTTCGTGGCGCTTTAGTAGGGGTCAACGCTGCAGTTGTTGGTATTTTAATTGCAGCTTTTTACAATCCGATCTGGATAAGCTCCATTTTTAGGCCGATAGACTTTGCCTTTGCCGCTGTGTTATTTAGCTTACTAATTCATTGGAAGCTACCTCCGTGGATCATCGTAGTTATAGGTGCTATTGGGGGACAACTGTTAATACTCATACCGTAG